TTTAATTGGCATCTTTATTTCAAACGACCTGACCGACCGCGACCcgaatattattaaaaatatatatatattttagtgaTTGGATCAATTTTTGCATCACTGGTGCGCTGAGACGTTGGATTTTCTAGCCAGATCCCGGATCGTGGGCTCTTAGTGGTGGTTGCAGCAAATAATAAATGACTCTTCAAACTCAAAACATTCTtaaatattaaagttttttttcaggAGCGACTGAAGAGAGATATAAAACGATAAAGTGATTAAAAGATTGTAGTACCGGCAAGAAATGAAAACTACTTTCACCCCTGTATACAGGCAGTTACTTCAGCCTCAATACAGTATCAAATCATAGCTGCTAGAAAGGAAGAAGGCATCTTTATGCATTGTACAGCTTAAAACACAGGATGTGGTCAAACTAGACGCGCTCTAAATGACCATAAATTAAAATAGAACATGGCATATTATTTAGTCGCTAGGACGTTTATCTTAAGTAAAATACAGACTTTATAACAACTTCACTGAAGTTAATAGATGCATGTTTAACTGAAGTCTCTGTGCATAAACCAGGGCCCTCATAGGCCCCACTACCACTCTAACAGCGCATTTCTGCAAGCTGAGCTAAACTCTCTAAGCTAAACTCTGCCTCCAGTACACATGTGCAACAGACAGCCAAGAGTGTTAGCAAAACCCGCTTCAATGATCTTCAATGATGTCCCAGTGATTAATCAGAGGACTTGTTAAACTTATTTTTACAAGCATATTAACTAAAGTTGTCAAATTTGCACATTATCACATGTAATTCATTTGAAAACCTTAAGGAATAAAATAACACAATTTAATTGCACAATATGTGGTTACTGTGTACAATGCATAACTGATTCAGCCAGCTAATAGCAGTCAGGGCTATGATGAACAGTGAGTGAGGATAAACCTACAAGAGTGGCAAATTTCAGCAAGCCTATCTTCCACCTTATTTTTGTTCCTAAAGaatttttacagtgtgaataAAAACAGCATTGATTACTGAGACTAACACCATACTCATGTCTCACACCTTCAGCCACTAATCCAGGGCTGGGCACCTGCTCACCTGGCATACTGAGCATTTAACCATCAGCACAGCAAAATGTATTGTGGGGACCTCCTACTCTGCAAAATTTTGGAGCCGTGGGggaccccaaagtccagggTGGAATTTTAATCCCGGTTCAGCCCTGTACTAAGTCATATGACTGAATTGTAACTTTCATATTTTGCAACTCTCACAATTACAATGTTAAAACTTTATTGACAGAAGTATCTGGCAATACAGGGACAAAAAGtgtaacaaacaaacaaaacattaccAGCCCACCAAAAACCTGGATAGGCATCATTCAGGCAAGGAACACTAAGGGAAATGTACTATGAACAAACTGGAAATGTGGTAAAGCCCCTACTCACCCATGGACAGATGGCCTGTGGAATGGTTGGCTTTCTCCACAGTAACGCTCTGTAGGTTAATCACGATGGCAGCAGCAGGATCTTAAGACACACAAAATGGGTTCAAAGGAAGTTGTAAAAAACAGGAAGGCTAGCAACCTGTTCTGTCTAAGCCAGGATACCTGAACACGCTGTTCACTTACAGTAAATCAGGCAAAAGACATCTGGCCCTAGCCCACCGTGGCCATGTAACGCACCTGTGGAGAGCTGAGTGACCTGGCGCTGTGTGACCAGCATGGATCGGTCCGGCAGAGTTAACAGCCTCATTGCTGGATCAGTTTGGGGAACAACTGTAGTAGCTGGAAAAGCTGAGTTTAGACGAATACAATTAGGCTGTTCAGCGCATATGTTGCAGATTATAATAACTACATTAAATCAAGCAAATATAAATGTAAGTTCAAATAAGATCCCAGATAACTTAAAGATTACATACCTTCACTGACCTTGACATGAACTTCTGTGTATATGTCTTTCCACCATTTGTCTATTCCACAGTAATACACCCCAGCATCCTCCAGAGTCAGTCTGTTTATGGTGACACTGAATGACAGTCCGTTAGGATTGTCGTACAGAGATAATCCTCCTTTGGAAATGTAGGTGTCTGACTTCTCAGATTTAACAAGAACATCGTTACAGGGATGGCGACACCAGTACTTGGCGTAGTGTAAGTAATCGGCTGAATACGGACAGTCGATGTCCACTTTTCCTCCTACATATCCCCGCACTTCTTTGATCTTCGACGCATGTGCAAACCGCAGCCCTCcgttaaaaacagaaaagagaaaCTTGGGTTTCATATGATAGAAAGATCTTAAATATTCATTCgaatgtcaaataaaaattaaaccgTAAAGATGTTACATCAGTTACACCATATTGAACTGTAGTAGAACAACACAAGATATTCTCTCTTTGCCCACATTTTAAACGAATAAGTTGTGTGAATCATTAATGGAACACGTATACTTACATGACAGGAAAACAAATATCTGATAAAATGATTTCATCCTGAATTCACTCGATCGTAACGATAGAAGCGACGCCGCCGGAAAGTCTAAGCGAGTTCAGAGCGGATCCCTTCGTTTGATATACAGTAATTAGTACAGCGCTGACAGTACGAAGCGTCAGTTTCCGCATTGAAATGTAGCTGACAGTAGGTTATTAACCTATAAAAACCTTTTATCATAGCAGCAACTAATTTTCCTGTAAGAACAATATGCCCACAATGAAGGGATCAGTAGCAATCCTAAATGTAATGTGACAGATATTTATTTAATCTGAAAATAGAGTGGTAAATAGACCAGTTGTAATAATAGTAGCACAACAATGATAAAGGACATTGATAGAAAGATGTTTTGGGAATATTTTCCAAAAATATCCCAAAGATTCTAACTTGTTTCAGGTTCTCCAGTTATTTGTTGTGGCAATCAGTTGCAAGTGACTAGTTAATAACAAAAGATGTCAACAAAATATTCAATTTGAATGCATTTCTTTTTACATTGATTAAAAAACCCTAACAGCACTGTGTCTGAATTTGTCCAGTTGACTAACATAGTAATCATGTCCAAATTTCACACCTCTTGAGAAGTTTTTGGACCTAAGCTACATGAGAGTGTTGTCACTTCCTCATTTTGCAGAAATCCAACATACATGGTGGCAACATTTTTTTGGTTAGCAGACACTTCTATACAAAGTGAAATACAATTAATAATGCAGGTTCATTTAGTCTCCAGAGCAGTTGGGCTTAGAGGCCGAACAGAGACATTACTATGCTGATCAAAGGATTTGAACCCGTTACCTTTCAACCACATATCTAATTCTCAGGGCCACACACCAACCTGTCAGTTACAGAAAGAGAAACTGTGACAGACAAGCAAAACATAACCAGCCCTCAAAACCTGGGTGGGCAAGGAACACTAGGGGGAAAACGGCAGAAGCAAACTAAAAATATGGTAtcaggaggagctggagaaacACAGATACAAATTAAAATGGTTTTAAAAGAACTTGCAAACAGGAAGCCTAGTACCCTGGTCTGCACACAACACATTACCAGTAATCAAGCAGTTAATCAGGGAAAAGAAACCCAAagttaaaacaaaacaatttaaaacaagAGTCTGCAACCTTATTTACTGTGAGAGTTATGTCTAATAATCTGGAGAGTTATGTGTTCGATATATAACAAGGTTACATATCAAGCTGGAGGTAGTGATGGTAATGGTTTCAATGGGGGGGTGACAATCTTAATTCCTCATGCATGTCCATTCTGCAGTGCATCATTAGGGGAATAAATAGCTGTCCTTTTCTGACACCAAGTTAGCCAGCCAAATTCACTCTGTGGGTGCGTGCCATGACTGTGCAGCGTTCATCATTCCAGATGAAGTGAAAGTCCTTGTGGTGCCTCAATGTACATGTGTATGACcaacattttttaaagaataTGAAATGAACAATTGATCTAACTTGTAAAAAGTCATGGGGCCCCTTCATTGTTTCTCTGCGAGCCACTAGCAACTGATTTTATAGATTACATGCATCTGCAGACATTGAATTAGGCCACAGAAATCAAACACTGTAATTAATAACAGCCCAGAAGAATGTTAAATTACTCTAACAAGTAATGCTGAAAAGATATCTGAAGATACCCGACCATGGCCATGTAACACCTGTGTAACATGGCACTGTGTGACCAGCATGTATCGGTCCAGTGGTGTTAACATCCTTGTTCCTGGGAGCACCAGTAGATGCTGGAGAGATGGGGTTTGGACAATTACAGTAAAGCTGTTCAGTACACATTGTCTATGACAGCTGGTACAGCGACTGTAGGTGCAGAGTCGGTGTCACTAGTGGGCCCACTCAAACCAGTGCCACCCCTGTTGATAACTTTTATGGTTGCACCCTGGTACTGTAACACCACTGGTTCCACCCCCCATTAATATCCCACCTATGGGATTTGTTCTCGCCCCAACCCTGGCAAAAGGGTTTAGTTTAATTTAACAATTATACTCCAAATAAAACCTGGTTCAGTAAATACCaaaggttgtttttttactGAAGGCAGGGATAGTCAGCCCAGAAAGCAGCTCAGGTGGCTGCATGGGGCACCAACCTTGAAGGgcaatttcattttgtttctgacaATGAACACTGCGCTCTCACATCGTGAAGCAAATAAGTGACAATCCACAATGCAGTGAAATTAACTGCACACAGAAATGCTTGTGTGCTCAGCAGTGCCAAGACAGAACAGCTACACAACGTGAGGGCAGGGAGGTGGTGTCAAAGATGGTGTGGTCGAGAAAAGTGTGACTGAACTGGGgagaaatatttcaaaatgaagaaGCAAAAGCTTCTTTGCTCAGATCAATGCCATAAAAGGAAAAGGACGAAGAGGAGAGGTGTACTAAACACAAAGGACAGTAAATTCTGTCATCGCTCAAAATATTCTCCCATTGGGGGTGTCAAAATTAGCACGGTTAATGCGGCTGAAAAAATAATATGACTGAGGGTGTTTTCACACTTGgtataatcagaatcagaatcagaatctgaaaaactttatttatcccggaggaaattgctcatgTTACTACAAACggtcacacagagacacaggacaagaacataaaagaaaaagaatatcAGATGTAAGTATAAgaactaaaataaaattataagaGACTCTGCGCTATATACCCATGATATATACAGAAacagaaatacaatatatataaatagaataaatactGTTAAGTGGTAAATTACACAGGTAAATTACCAGATGAACATTGCACATCCGAATAGCAGCAGGTTTCTTGCCCAGGCTGTGGTATGGTATGTAAGGTATGTAAGGTAGGTAtggtgtgtggcgggggggagtttatttatttattttagcgtCTGAGGCTGGGTGTGAGATCATTTTAACGAGTTATAGAGTCTGATGGCCGTGGGTAGGAAAGATCTTCAGTGGAGCACTTAAAGCTAGTCAGCCTGTAGCTAAAAGTGCTTCTCTGATCAGCCACCACATTGTGGAGCGGGTGATCAGCATTGTCCATGATAGACTGAAGTCGGAACAATATCCTCCGTTCAGCCACCATTTCCAAGCTGTCAAGTTCCTCACCCACTACAGAAGCCGCTTTCCTGATAAGCTTGTTGAGCCTCTTGGCCTCTGCCACTTTCATGCTGCCACCCCAGCATGCTACAGAGAAGAAAATGGCGCTGGCCACCACAGACTCATAAAACATCTGCAGCATAGTGTTGCAGACTCTAAAAGACCTGAGTCTCCTTAGGAAGTACATCCTACTTTGACCCTTCTTGTAGGTAGCCAGTGAATGCTTTGACCAGTCCAGCTTATTGTCCAGGTGGACGCCGAGGTACTTGTAGTCCTGAACGATCTCCACATCCACCCCCCTAATGGACAGGGGAGTAGCAGGAGACCGTAATCTTTTTAAGTCAACCACCAGTTCCTTGTTGATGTTGAGTTGCAGTTGGTTCAGCTCACACCATTCAACAAACCTGTCCACGGCCTTCCTGTATTCTGAGTCGTCTTCATTCCTGATGCATCCAACTATAGCTGAGTCATCTGAGAATTTCTGCAGATGGCAGCCCTCCGTGTTGTATTTGAAGTCGGATGTATACATGGTGAAGAGAAACGGTGACAGAACTGTTCCCTGAGGAGCTCCAGTGCTACACATTACTGTGTCTGAGACACAGCCCTGCAGCCTCACGTAttgtggccttcctgtcagATAGTCCATAATCCATGAGACTAAGGGGGAGGGAACCTGCATATCAGACAGCTTACTCCCCAGTCGGGCAGGCTGAATGGTGTTAAAGGCACTGGTGAAATCAAAGAATGTGATCCTCAGGGATCCTCCAGGATTGTCCAGGTGGCTGTAGGCACGGTGCAGCAGGTAAATAATGGCATCATCCACTCCAACCTTTGTCCGATAAGCAAACTGAAGTGGATCGAGTGCTGGTAGAACTACTGGGTGGAGTGAGACGAGGACCAGTTTCTCAAAGACTTTCATGCAGTGAGAAGTGAGTGCAACTGGCCTGTAGTCTGATGGGGCACAAGGTCGTGCCTTTTTCGGGACAGGGACTAGACATGATGTCTTCCACAGCACCGGAACCTTCATGATATTTAGGCTTAAGTTGAAGATCTTGTGCAGAACTCCGCATAGCTGGGAGGCACAGGACTTCAGAACCTGTGGGTTTATGCCATCCGGGCCCGGCGCCTTTTTAGGGTGAAGTCTGGATAATTGTCTCATCACTTGATCCTTAGTGATGATGATGCTTGTTCCCTGGTTGTTAGTGTTTTCATCCTCAGAAGAAGTGGTGGAGACTCTTCTAGGTGCTACAGTGGGAGGTGAAGATGGGTAGGATGGGGGGCAGCATATTGGTGATGTACTGCTGAAGCTGGACACAAGGGCATTGGGTGCTGCGAGGGTCATGCTGGAGGTGGAGGGGCCGTTGGGCTGAGGCCCATTGTTGAACCTGTTAAAAGACTGGTTAAACTCATTGGCCTTCTCAGCATCACCATCAATCACCTGTCTGCTGGACTTGAAGCTAAAATCTTTGTGAAAGAGACAAAGACATTACAAAAATTATCAGAATGATTATAAAAGTATCAATATGACCTAATTATTATACAAGTATAtatgcaaaaaacaaacaaaatactgtAGCTAAATCATTTTCATTGGGATGAAATTCTAAGTAAAATCCTCAGTGGAAGGATGTCTGGCAAACCAAATATATGATTAATACCAAATATTACTCTGGCCTGTGGTGGTCAAGGCCTCTTCAAATCTGGATTAGCTCGTTGATTGTAGTTATATAGCCCAAAAGTGATATTTCCTAAACCTGGCATTGGAATAATAAACACAAAGACTGCAGACAACATCTAAAACAAAGTGTTTATTCAGGGTATCAAACATCAGGTTATCAAACAGACTATCACACAGCCGCCAAAGCAGTTTTTCACTGAGTTTTTGATTGTAAGACAGAGTGCCCTCTAGTGCTCGCatgtacacatgcacacaaacacactaccACAAGGAACACATAGAAGAGACAGAATACAGTAGCCAGCAGCTCATACATGCAGCCACAAAATGTTAATTTGTTGCAACCACTGGAGAATCCACATGAGAGTAGAGAATGCTTGTCATTTCTAGGTGAGAAACGGCAAATTAAAGCATGTTGTAGATTTCAGGAGAATCCTTCTGGGGAAGATGAGCAGGTTTGTACAATACAAATGTCATATCATCATACACACAGCCAAGGTCCGCTCCGTCCTGAATGACAGAGTACTACAGTTAGTATGGGAAGAGAGGCATCGAGCAGGAGTATCCTCAAGTATTTTAAATTCAAGAATATGATTAACTCAGGATAGGATTAGCTAGGTTATTGAATCTTAGACCAGTGTTGGGGGGCATTTACAGGTTTCTAAGAATATGTGAGACAAATAGAAACACAAGTGAGGCTGTGTTTAGAATGAAACTCTAACCAGCACAGGATGTTAAGTAGTGTTCAGTTACTATTGTCTGTAAATAACAACAAATGACATGCCCCTCAATTAttcaaatataaatacaaaataagaaTACATTTCATATTAAACTGACATATCCCAATTAATCAAATTTTATAAAATGATTTACCTGTACATTGTAAACAGAGACAGCTAAACCCAAAGGATGTAATTCTACAAATTTATAAGTATGTTAACGTTTAAGGAGGACTTCATttgtgctatttttttttttcaagaagTTCCTACTGGAATCAAAAAAAGTTTATTGGATCTTATTCTTTTGTTGAATATGAAACTGTGCACAAATGCATACTCAGTGTGCATTTAGGTATAAAGTGTATCACtactgattagattagattagattagattagattagatggTGTATAATTTATCGCAATTGGAAACATACCTTTGACTTTGACGTTAATCGTTTTGAAAGATAAGCCAGTGACACCAGCAGGAACCACATCAGCAGCCCAAAGGTTGATCCAAGCAAAACTGTGCTACTACCAAGTTTGTCTATTTAGAAAAGGTCAGGTTTGGTTTAATTAGATTATGTTTGGCCCCAGCAAAACACACTAATGATAAAATGGAGTCACATTCTGTCTTTAATATACAGGCAGTTACTTCAGCCTCAATGCAATATCAAATCATAGCTGCTAAAAAGGAAGAAGGCATCTTTATGCATTGTACAGCTTAAAACACAGGAAGTGGTCAAACCAGACAAGCTCTAAATGACCATAAATTAAAATAGAACATGGCATATTATTTAGTCGCTAGGACGTTTATCTTAAGTAAAATACAGACTTTATAACAACTTCACTGAAGTTAATAGATGCATGTTTAACTGAAGTCTCTGTGCATAAACCAGGGCCCGCATAGGCCCCACTACCACTCTAACAGTGCATTTCTGCAAGCTGAGCTAAACTCTCTAAGCTAAACTCTGCCTCCAGTACACATGTGCAACAGACAGCCAATAGAGTTAGCAAAACCCGCTTCAATGATCTTCAATGATGTCCCAGTGACTTACATAGCAGAGGTCTTGTTTAACTTGTCCTTTTTAAGAACATAGACACTAAACCTGTCAAATTCACACATTATCACATGTAATTCATTTGAAAACCTTAAGGAATAAAATAACACAATTTAATTGCACAATACGTGGTTACTGTGTACAATGCATAACTGATTCAGCCAGCTAATAGCAGTCAGGGCTATGATGAACAGTGAGTGAGGATAAACCTACAAGAGTGGCAAATTTCAGCAAGCCTATCTTCCACCTTATTTTTGTTCCTAAAGaatttttacagtgtgaataAAAACAGCATTGATTACTGAGACTAACACCATACTCATGTCTCACACCTTCAGCCACTAATCCAGGGCTGGGCACCTGCTCACCTGGCATACTGAGCATTTAACCATCAGCACAGCAAAATGTATTGTGGGGACCTCCTACTCTGCAAAATTTTGGAGCCGTGGGggaccccaaagtccagggTGGAATTTTAATCCCGGTTCAGCCCTGTACTAAGTCATATGACTGAATTGTAACTTTCATATTTTGCAACTCTCACAATTACAATGTTAAAACTTTATTGACAGAAGTATCTGGCAATACAGGGACAAAAAGtgtaacaaacaaacaaaacattaccAGCCCACCAAAAACCTGGATAGGCATCATTCAGGCAAGGAACACTAAGGGAAATGTACTATGAACAAACTGGAAATGTGGTAAAGCCCCTACTCACCCATGGACAGATGGCCTGTGGAACGGTTGGCTTTCTCCACAGTAACGTTCTGTAGGTTAATCACGATGGCAGCAGCAGGATCTTAAGACACACAAAATGGGTTCAAAGGAAGCTGTAAAAAACAGGAAGGCTAGCAACCTGTTCTGTCTAAGCCAGGATACCTGAACACGCTGTTCACTTAAATCAGGCAAAAGAAATCTGGCCCTAGCCCACCGTGGCCATGTAACGCACCTGTGGAGAGCTGAGTGACATGGCGCTGTGTGACCAGCATGGATCGGTCCGGCAGAGTTAACAGCCTCGTTGCTGGATCAGTTTGGGGAACAAcagcagaagctggagaagctgAGTTAAGACAAATACAATTAGGCTGTTCAGCGCATATGTTGCAGATTATAATAACTACATTAAATCaagcaaatataaatataagtTCAAATAAGATCCCAGATAACTTAAAGATTACATACCTTCACTGACCTTGACATGAACTTCTGTGTATATGTCTTTCCCCCATTTTTCTACTCCACAGTAATACACCCCAGCATCCTTCAGAGTCAGTTTGTTTATGGTGACCCTGAATGACCGTCCGTTAGGATTGTCGTACAGAGAAACTCTTCCTTTGGAAATGTAGGTGTCTGACTTCTCAGATTTAACAAGAACATCGTTACAGGGATGGCGACACCAGGACTTGGCGTTGTGTATGTAATCGGCTGGATACGGACAGTCGATGTCCACTTTTCCTCCTTCATATCCCCGCACTTCTTTGATCTTCGACGCATGTGCAAACCGCAGCCCTCcgttaaaaacagaaaagagaaaCTTGGGTTTCATATGATAGAAAGATCTTAAATATTCATTCgaatgtcaaataaaaattaaaccgTAAAGATGTTACATCAGTTACACCATATTGAACTGTAGTAGAACAACACAAGATATTCTCTCTTTGCCCACATTTTAAACGAATAAGTTGTGTGAATCATTAATGGAACACGTATACTTACATGACAGGAAAACAAATATCTGATAAAATGATTTCATCCTAAATTCACTCGATCGTAACGATAGAAGCGACACCGCCGGAAAGTCTAAGCGAGTTCAGAGCGGATCCCTTCGTTTGATATACAGTAATTAGTACAGCGCTGACAGTACGAAGCGTCAGTTTCCGCATTGAAATGTAGCTGACGGTAGGTTATTAACCTATAAAAACCTTTTATACATGTCAGCAACAACTAATTTTCCTGTAAGAACAATATGCCCACAATGAAGGGATCAGTAGCAATCCTAAATGTAATGTGACAGATATTTATTTAATCTGAAAATAGAGTGGTAAATAGACCAGTTGTAATAATTGTAGCACAACAATGATAAAGGACATTGATAGATAGATGTTTTGGgaatattttccaaaaaaatCCCAAAGATTCTAACTTGTTTCAGGTTCTCCTGTTATTTGTTGTGGCATTCAGTTGCAAGTGACTagttaaaaacaaaagatgtCAACAAAATATTCAATTTGAATGCATTTCTTTTTACATTGATTAAAAAACCCTAACAGCACTGTGTCTGAATTTGTCCAGTTGACTAACATAGTAATCATGTCCAAATTTCACACCTCTTGAGAAGTTTTTGGACCTAAGCTACATGAGAGTGTTGTCACTTCCTCATTTTGCAGAAATCCAATATACATGGTGGCAACATTTTTTTGGTTAGCAGACACTTCTATACAAAGTGAAATACAATTAATAATGCAGGTTCATTTAGTCTCCAGAGCAGTTGGGCTTAGTGGCCGAACAGAGACATTACTATGTTGGTCAAAGGATTTCAACCCGTTACCTTTCAACCACATATCTAATTCTCAGGGCCACACACCAACCTGTCAGTTACAGAAAGAGAAACTGTGACAGACAAGCAAAACATAACCAGCCCTGAAAACCTGGGTGGGCAAGGAACACTAGGGGGAAAATGGCAGAAGCAAACTAAAAATATGGTAtcaggaggagctggagaaacACAGATACAAATTAAAAAGGTTTTAAAAGAACTTGCAAACAGGAAGCCTAGTACCCTGGTCTGCACACAACACATTACCAGAAATCAAGCAGTTAATCAGGGAAAAGAAACCCGaagctaaaacaaaacaatttaaaacaagAGTCTGCAATCTTATTTACTGTGAGAGTTATGTCTAATAATCTGGAGAGTTATGTGTTCGATATATAACAAGGTTACATATCAACCTGGAGGTAGTGATGGTAATGGTTTCAATGGGGGGGTGACAATCTTAATTCCTCATGCATGTCCATTCTGCAGTGCATCATGCTGAAAAGATATCTGAAGATACCCGACCATGGCCATGTAACACCTGTGTAACATGGCGCTGTGTGACCAGCATGTATCGGTCCAGTGGTGTTAACATCCTTGTTCCTGGGAGCACCAGTAGATGCTGGAGAGATAGGGTTCGGACAATTACAGTAAAGCTGTTCAGCACACATTGTCTATGACAGCTGGTATAGCGACTGTAGGTGCAGAGTCACTAGTGGGCCCACTCAAACCAGTGCCACCCCTGTTGACAACTTTTATGGTTGCATCCTGGTAACGCCACTGGTTCCACCCCCCATTAATATCCCACCTATGGGATTTGTTCTCGCCCCAACCCTGGCGAAAGGGTTTGGTGATTTTAACAATTATACTCCAAATAAAACCTGGTTCAGTAAATaccaaaggttttttttttactgaaggCAGGGATAGTCAGCCCAGAAAGCAGCTCAGGTGGCTGCATGGGGCACCAACCTTGAAGGgcaatttcattttgtttctgacaATGAACACTGCGCTCTCACATCGTGAAGCAAATAAGTGACAATCCACAATGCAGTGAAATTAACTGCACACAGAAATGCTTGTGTGCTCAGCAGTGCCAAGACAGAACAGCTACACAACGTGAGGGCAGGGAGGTGGTGTCAAAGATGGTGTGGTCGAGAAAAGTGTGACTGAACTGGGgagaaatatttcaaaatgaagaaGCAAAAGCTTCTTTGCTCAGATCAATGCCATAAAAGGAAAAGGACGAAGAGGAGAGGCGTACTAAACACAAAGGACAGTAAATTCTGTCATTGCTCAAAATATTCTCCCATTGGGGGTATCAAAATTAGCACGGTTAATGCGACTGAAAGAATAATATGACTGAGGGTGTTTTCACACTTGGTACATTTAACCTTTAAAGCCAACTCAGACTgattagtcagcattttttgcATATATGTGAACACGCCAAAGAAACTCAGACCCCTTTGAGGTAGTCTCAGTCCAGTTCGCTTTTAGGGTGTTTTCATATATAGTCCTCTTTAAAGGAAGCGAACTCAGACCTCTACAAGTGGTCCCAAAAGAAAGGGAACTCAGTTCTTTTTGTGTTAAAATGCGAGTTCATTTGAAAGGTGACTCAGTTCAAGTTAAATGAACCGTGACGCGGACTAAAAGCAAACCAGACTGAGACTACCTCCCGATGTGGTCTCAGTTCAGTTCGTTTCAAAGGGGTCTGAGTTCATTTGGCGTGTTCACATATACacaaaaaatgctgactaatcCATCTGAGTTCGCTTTAAAGGATGAAATGGACCAAGTGTGAAAACAGCCTAAGATACAATATTACTTATGGCATGTAACATCATATTATTTATTGCGTTATTATACTAAACAACAAACAATCTTTATTTTCTGCCCTGACTAAAGGCTCCAGTATAAACTTACCTGTGAGGGGAAAAGGATCAGCAGAGAACATCTGAACATCACTGTGATACACATCTGGGCTGATGTTCGAAGGCCAACTTTGAAACAAGAGGACCTTGCTGTTCATCTCAAGGCATCATAGATGTCCATGCATAAACCCTGCACAGGCAATATGCACCCAGAGGCATACAGGACACAatagggcagtggtggcttaatggttagggaagtgcaaaATTGAAAGactgcaggttcgaatccccgaccagcaacaCAACACTGAGGttccctgagcaaggtaccgcccccaaacACTGTTCCCCGGGCGccgaattagctgccccctgctatgtcacgatgtcacgtat
This genomic interval from Paramormyrops kingsleyae isolate MSU_618 chromosome 8, PKINGS_0.4, whole genome shotgun sequence contains the following:
- the LOC111839812 gene encoding uncharacterized protein isoform X1, with amino-acid sequence MKSFYQIFVFLSWLRFAHASKIKEVRGYVGGKVDIDCPYSADYLHYAKYWCRHPCNDVLVKSEKSDTYISKGGLSLYDNPNGLSFSVTINRLTLEDAGVYYCGIDKWWKDIYTEVHVKVSEAFPATTVVPQTDPAMRLLTLPDRSMLVTQRQVTQLSTDPAAAIVINLQSVTVEKANHSTGHLSMGPATRLLTLPDRSMLVTQRHVTQLSTDPTATIVTNLQNVTAEKANHSTGHLSMDKLGSNTALLGSTFGLLMCFLLVSLAYLSKRLTSKSKDGVDLGRVYDDITFVLYKPADPPQKDSPEIYNMLSFAVSHLEMTNTLYSHVDSPVVATN
- the LOC140577593 gene encoding CMRF35-like molecule 6 isoform X1; translated protein: MKSFYQIFVFLSWLRFAHASKIKEVRGYEGGKVDIDCPYPADYIHNAKSWCRHPCNDVLVKSEKSDTYISKGRVSLYDNPNGRSFRVTINKLTLKDAGVYYCGVEKWGKDIYTEVHVKVSEASPASAVVPQTDPATRLLTLPDRSMLVTQRHVTQLSTDPAAAIVINLQNVTVEKANRSTGHLSMDKLGSSTVLLGSTFGLLMWFLLVSLAYLSKRLTSKSKDGADLGCVYDDMTFVLYKPAHLPQKDSPEIYNML
- the LOC111839812 gene encoding uncharacterized protein isoform X3, whose translation is MKPKFLFSVFNGGLRFAHASKIKEVRGYVGGKVDIDCPYSADYLHYAKYWCRHPCNDVLVKSEKSDTYISKGGLSLYDNPNGLSFSVTINRLTLEDAGVYYCGIDKWWKDIYTEVHVKVSEAFPATTVVPQTDPAMRLLTLPDRSMLVTQRQVTQLSTDPAAAIVINLQSVTVEKANHSTGHLSMDKPVSSTVLLGSTFGLLMCFLLVSLAYLSKRLTSKSQESNSLDLAVPVHNVQDGADRGHVYDEVALHDPADLPQMDSPEIYHMLSFSSSHLEMTENSLYSLVDF
- the LOC140577593 gene encoding CMRF35-like molecule 5 isoform X2, producing MKPKFLFSVFNGGLRFAHASKIKEVRGYEGGKVDIDCPYPADYIHNAKSWCRHPCNDVLVKSEKSDTYISKGRVSLYDNPNGRSFRVTINKLTLKDAGVYYCGVEKWGKDIYTEVHVKVSEASPASAVVPQTDPATRLLTLPDRSMLVTQRHVTQLSTDPAAAIVINLQNVTVEKANRSTGHLSMGSTMGLSPTAPPPPA
- the LOC111839812 gene encoding uncharacterized protein isoform X2, which gives rise to MKPKFLFSVFNGGLRFAHASKIKEVRGYVGGKVDIDCPYSADYLHYAKYWCRHPCNDVLVKSEKSDTYISKGGLSLYDNPNGLSFSVTINRLTLEDAGVYYCGIDKWWKDIYTEVHVKVSEAFPATTVVPQTDPAMRLLTLPDRSMLVTQRQVTQLSTDPAAAIVINLQSVTVEKANHSTGHLSMGPATRLLTLPDRSMLVTQRHVTQLSTDKLGSNTALLGSTFGLLMCFLLVSLAYLSKRLTSKSKDGVDLGRVYDDITFVLYKPADPPQKDSPEIYNMLSFAVSHLEMTNTLYSHVDSPVVATN